GTCCGGTGATTGAAGGCATGAACATGGGCTTTTTGCTGCTCGCCTTCAACCAAATTGCCAACAATGCGGGCATGGTACGCTACACCTCGGGCGGCAACTTTAAAATTCCTTTGGTGATTCGCGGACCCGGTGGGGTGGGCAGACAGCTGGGGGCAGAACACTCCCAACGGTTGGAAGCTTATTTTCACGCCGTACCGGGGTTGAAAATTATAGCTTGTTCGACGCCGTACAATGCCAAAGGCTTGCTGAAAGCTGCCATTCGCGACAACAACCCGGTTTTGTTTTTCGAGCACGTGCTGCTGTATAACTTAAAAGAAGACTTGCCGGAGTCAGAATACGTGCTGCCTTTGAACCAAGCGGAAATCGTGCGTGAGGGCAGCGATGTCACCATTTTGACCTATTCCCGCATGCGTCACCATGTTTTACAGACCCTATCCAGTTTGGAAAAAGAAGGGTACGATCCGGAAGTCATCGATTTGATTTCCCTGAAGCCTTTTGATTTTGAGACCATTGGCGCTTCCATTCGCAAAACCCATCGGGTCATTGTGGTGGAGGAATGCATGAAAACCGGCGGCATTGGTGCCGAACTGGTGGCTTCCATCAACGACCAATTTTTCGATGAGTTAGATGCCCCCGTGTTGCGATTGTCGTCTCAGGACATTCCCACCCCCTATAATGGAACTTTAGAGCGCCATACGATTGTGCAACCCCAGCAGGTGAGCGAAGCCGTGAAAAAAATGGTGGCTCTGCAAGTATAAGGGCGTTCCCGCGGGGGAGCTGACAAGCAAACAGCGGCTCCCTCCTCACACCATTGACCCTGAAAGCTGGGCTGGCCGACAATGAGCTAGAGGTATAGGTTAACTCCCATGCAAAGACAGCGATCGCTTTTGCTTTTAATTGTGGTATTGGTCTTTTCCGCCATCACCGTTCTGTTTCGGTTCCCCCTACCGTTGGGACTGGACTTGCGCGGTGGCGCGCAGCTGACCATCCAGGTACAACCCAGCGAAGAGGTTCGCAAAATTACCCCTGAGGTTATGGAAGCGACCGAAAGCGTGATCCGCAATCGCGTCAATGGGTTGGGGGTTTCGGAACCGCTGATTCAACGCATTGAAAACCAACAGCAGATCGTGGTGCAGTTGCCTGGGGTCAGCGATCCAGCCCAAGCCGAACGGGTTTTGGGAGGGACCGCCCAGTTAGATTTCCGCAAACAAAAACCGGGAACCTCCCAACAGTTGCAACAGCTTTTGGCACAAAGGCAACAGCTACGCCAGCAATTGGACGCTTTGCGATCGCAGCTTCAGGGGCAATCCACCTTCGAGCAAGCAGACGAGCAGTTGCAACAAGCGCTGGCCGAAACGCAACAACAGCTGCAAAACGTGCAAGAACAATTTCCCCAGCTCTTCGAACGCACGGGATTGACCGGAAAATATTTGGAAGATGCCTTTGCCAATCCGCCCCGGCAAGGGGGTAGTTGGAGTGTTAACCTGCGGTTTGACAGCGAAGGGGGCGATCGCTTTGCAGAACTCTCCAAAGATATCGCCGGAACCGGACGCACCATCGGGATTTTCCTAGACAATCGCCTGTTAAGCGCGCCGGTGGTCCGAGCCGAATTTGCCGAAACTGGCATCACCGGTGGCGGTGCAGAAATTACGGGGAATTTCGATGCTCAGGAAGCCAACAACCTGGCTATTCAGCTCAAAGGCGGTGCCCTGCCCGTCCCCGTAGAAATCGTAGAAAACCGGACCGTAGGCGCTACCTTGGGGCGCGATAGCGTCCGCCGCAGTATTTATGCTGCCTGTGGCGGTTTGGTGCTGGTGCTGGTGTTTATGGTATTTTACTACCGCCTGGCCGGCGCGCTCGCCGATGTGGCGCTGGTGATTTACGCCATTTTGACCCTCGCCAGCTACGCCTTTGTGGGCGTGACCATCACCTTACCGGGGATTGCTGGATTTATTCTCAGTATTGGTATGGCGGTAGACGCCAACGTCCTGATTTTCGAGCGTACCCGGGAAGAAATGCGCGCTGGCAAAAGCCTGTATCGTTCGGTAGAATCGGGCTTTTATCGGGCCTTTACCAGTATTTTGGACAGCAACGTCACCACCTTGATTGCTTGTGGGGCTTTGTTCTGGTTTGGTACGGGGTTTGTGAAAGGATTTGCCCTAACCCTGGGGATTGGGGTGTTGATTAGTATGTTCACGGCGCTGACCTGCAGCCGCACCCTGTTGTTTTTTACCATTTCTTTTCCCCAGTTTCGCCGTCGGGAACTGTTTGATCCCAACGCTCCGAAAATGGCCAAAGCCCCCAGAATGGTCGATCGCGCCGGGGAAAAATCCTAATTTGCGACCGTCGGCCAACCAACGAGTACGTGTTGTCAGGTAATCCATATGAAATTTAGCGTCACAAAACAGCGATCGCGATGGTGGACGGTTTCCGCCACGGTGATTCTCATTGGTCTGATTTCCGCGATTGTTTCCTTCTTCTCCCTGGGATATCCCTTAAAACCGGGATTGGATTTTGTAGGGGGAACGCGTCTGCAGCTGGAGCTGGATTGCACTCTCCCCAACAACTGCGATCGCCCCATTCAAATCGGCCAGGTGCGCCAAGTGGTCGCCGAACAGGGACTGGAAAACAGCAGCATCCAAGTGGTGGGAGAAGAAAGGAACGGTTTGTCCATCCGCAGCAAAGTCCTCGATACCCAAAAGCGCACCCAACTCATCGATGCCCTCTCAGCCGAAATTGGCGAATTCGACCGCAGCCAGATTCGCATCGATACGGTCGGACCCACCATCGGCCGTCAGATTTTTGTGGCTGGATTGCTCTCGCTGCTGGTCGCCCTGGCAGGCATTATTCTGTATGTCAGCATCCGCTTCCAGTTTGACTACGCCCTCTTTGCTATTGTGGCGCTATTTCACGATGTTTTGGTAACCCTAGGGGTTTTCTCCGTTCTCGGGTTGGTCGCCGGGCTGGAAATCGATAGCTTGTTTTTGGTGGCCCTGTTGACAATTATCGGTTTTTCTGTTAACGATACGGTGGTTATCTACGACCGCATCCGCGAAAAATCCCAACGCAACCCCAACGAGAGCATTGCCAGCTTGGTAGACAGCGCCGTCAACGAAACCCTCACCCGTTCCATTAACACCACCCTCACCAGCTTGTTGAGCTTGGTAGCCATTTTGCTCTTTGGCGGCGAAACCCTCAAAGATTTTGCCCTGGCTTTAATTGTAGGCTTTATCAGCGGTGCCTACTCCAGTATTTTCATTGCCGGTTCTCTGCTGGAATGGTGGCGTCAGCGCACGGGCAAACCTCTCACCGACCCCAAATTTGCCGATTCATCTGGCGGTAGCGATGCCACGTCAACGGCTTCCAAATAAACACAATCCCCCGATTGGCGGCTGTTGGGCTGGTTGATTTGCTGAATTGTCTTTCTCCTTCCCTTGGCGATGAACTTAGAAACCAATGACAGCGATTCCCGTTGGCAACCCTCCCGCGATCGCACCATCCAAACTCAAATTCAACGGCTGCATCGCCTCAAAGTATACCTGCGCTGGCTGTTCGTGGTCTTCCTGTGGTCCACAGTAGGCGTTTGGAGTTTGTTCCAACTGCGCGAAGAAATTGCCCTGTGGTTGGACTATTGGACCTGGGTAGCCCTGCGCTACGGCTTGGCTTACAATCGCTTGCCGGCGGTAGGCTTAGCACTGTGCATTGGCACCACCGTTTCCGTTTTAATTTGGCAAAGCCGCAACATCCTGCTAGGCATCCCCAAACAGGAACAAAAACGCATGGAAAAAACCGTCCGCCAAATTCAAGCCAAAGGCAGCAAACATCCCTTGTGGTGGTGGGTCGTCACTGACCAATCGACTTCTAAAAAATCCCGTTAGTCCGCCAACCAGCTACCCCAACCCCAGCATGTTGGCGATTTTTGCATTTCTCCCCCACTCAGAAATTAAGATAGCGCTACCGATAGCACTGCCCACTAAGTCCCGATCCCAAAGGGACCGCCTGT
This portion of the Geitlerinema sp. PCC 9228 genome encodes:
- the secF gene encoding protein translocase subunit SecF, coding for MKFSVTKQRSRWWTVSATVILIGLISAIVSFFSLGYPLKPGLDFVGGTRLQLELDCTLPNNCDRPIQIGQVRQVVAEQGLENSSIQVVGEERNGLSIRSKVLDTQKRTQLIDALSAEIGEFDRSQIRIDTVGPTIGRQIFVAGLLSLLVALAGIILYVSIRFQFDYALFAIVALFHDVLVTLGVFSVLGLVAGLEIDSLFLVALLTIIGFSVNDTVVIYDRIREKSQRNPNESIASLVDSAVNETLTRSINTTLTSLLSLVAILLFGGETLKDFALALIVGFISGAYSSIFIAGSLLEWWRQRTGKPLTDPKFADSSGGSDATSTASK
- a CDS encoding alpha-ketoacid dehydrogenase subunit beta, which gives rise to MAETFFFNALREAIDEEMARDDTVFVLGEDVGHYGGSYKVTKDLYKKYGELRILDTPIAENSFTGMAIGAAMTGLRPVIEGMNMGFLLLAFNQIANNAGMVRYTSGGNFKIPLVIRGPGGVGRQLGAEHSQRLEAYFHAVPGLKIIACSTPYNAKGLLKAAIRDNNPVLFFEHVLLYNLKEDLPESEYVLPLNQAEIVREGSDVTILTYSRMRHHVLQTLSSLEKEGYDPEVIDLISLKPFDFETIGASIRKTHRVIVVEECMKTGGIGAELVASINDQFFDELDAPVLRLSSQDIPTPYNGTLERHTIVQPQQVSEAVKKMVALQV
- the secD gene encoding protein translocase subunit SecD; protein product: MQRQRSLLLLIVVLVFSAITVLFRFPLPLGLDLRGGAQLTIQVQPSEEVRKITPEVMEATESVIRNRVNGLGVSEPLIQRIENQQQIVVQLPGVSDPAQAERVLGGTAQLDFRKQKPGTSQQLQQLLAQRQQLRQQLDALRSQLQGQSTFEQADEQLQQALAETQQQLQNVQEQFPQLFERTGLTGKYLEDAFANPPRQGGSWSVNLRFDSEGGDRFAELSKDIAGTGRTIGIFLDNRLLSAPVVRAEFAETGITGGGAEITGNFDAQEANNLAIQLKGGALPVPVEIVENRTVGATLGRDSVRRSIYAACGGLVLVLVFMVFYYRLAGALADVALVIYAILTLASYAFVGVTITLPGIAGFILSIGMAVDANVLIFERTREEMRAGKSLYRSVESGFYRAFTSILDSNVTTLIACGALFWFGTGFVKGFALTLGIGVLISMFTALTCSRTLLFFTISFPQFRRRELFDPNAPKMAKAPRMVDRAGEKS